The genomic segment AGATTTATATCGTGCCGAATATCTACAAAGATGAAAAGAGTGACCCGGACTATTTCTTTTATCTGGGGGGTAACGAAAAAAAAGCGATGCCGAAGCCGAATACCGGACAACAACTTGTCGGTAAAAATAATCTTTCTGATGAAGCCTATCGGCATTGTAAACCGGCAAGCATGGAGGAGTGAATTCTTGCAGCTGCAAGCCATGCTCATGATTTCGCAGCATAGGGCATGAGATATTCTGACGGCATAATCACTGACTGGAGGTAATTGAAAATCGCTATTTCATATTTTAGCAAAAATTGTACGGCGCGTCGATCTGTTCTGAAATCGGGAATCCTTCTTTATACAGCCACGCTGTTGATCCTTTGTTTCGCAGGATTATCAGATGCGTCTGTATCCCCGGCTGCTCATAGAAATTATGCAAAAATAAAAAACGTCCGTCCTCCCCGCAATCTCGTTCTCCGTTCCGCCTCGGCCTTGGTGGAGGATCAGAGAACAGGGGAATGTCTGGTTCAGAAACAGGCGGACGTCATCCTGCCTATTGCGTCCATCACGAAACTCATGACCGCCATGGTTGTGTTGGATGCCAAAATGAACCTTAAAGAATCGATCACTATCGCATCCGAAGATGTGGATACCCTGCGTCACAGTCGTTCCCGTCTGCCTGTTCATAGCAGTCTCACCCGTGGAAATGCCCTGCTATTGGCTTTGATGGCTTCAGAAAACAGGGCCGCTCATGCTCTGGGACGGACATATCCCGGCGGTCTCGCCGCTTTTGTTGCAGCCATGAATACCAAGGCTCGTGTCCTGGGGCTTACCGATACACATTTTGATGATCCAACCGGTATTTCCAATGGCAATACTTCTTCCGCCCGCGATCTGGCCAGGATGGTGGATGCAGCATACCAGTACAGTCTGATTCGGAAATTCACGACCAGTGAAGAAATCTCGATCCGTTTGGGCCATCGCAAATTGAAATTTCACAATACCAATGTCCTGCTCCGGAATCCCCGGTGGCAGATTGGCCTCTCCAAGACGGGTTTTATCGATGAATCGGGCCGATGCCTTGTCATGCAGTTTAAAGTGGCTAAACGTCCCGTCTTGATTGTACTGCTCGATGCTCCGGGTAAATCGGCACGTTATGATGATGCCAGACGCATTAAACAGTGGATGGAAGGTTCACAACAGGTGCGAAAAAAACATAGAGCCTGATCAGTATCAGGTCGAAACAATTTTTCAGGAGTGGAGTTATTTTCTGTCTTTTTTACGAGCGTAAAGCCTTGATGGGATCCAGCCTTGCCGCAGTGCGGGCCGGATAGAAACCGCAGAATACACCGACCAGCGTTGATACGCCGAAACCCAGAACGATCGAAGAGTAGGACATCACAAACTGCCACTTGGACAGGAAGGCGAATAGAAAAGCGATGCCGATTCCCAGAATGATCCCGATAATCCCCCCCACCAGGCAGAGAATAACCGATTCGATAAGAAACTGGCTTTGGATGTCGCCCTGCTGCGCTCCCAGGGCGCGTCTCAGACCAATTTCGCTTTTGCGTTCGGTGACTGAGATGAGCATGACGTTCATCACGCCAATACCGCCGACAATCAATGCAATGCTGCCGATCGCGCCTAAAAGAAGAGAAAACATCTGCATTTGTTTTTTCATTCTCTCGATCAGTTCCTCCGCCGATGTAATTTCCACCTGCGTGCCTCTTGCTTTTTTCTGAAAATAGTCCTGAATATCGGTCTTGATCTGTCCCGCGGGAATATTGGGCTCTGTTCTGGCCATAATGGTATTGATATCTGAGTTCTGGAACGACCGGACGGCCGTGGACAGGGGAACCAGCATGCCCCGGTTGATTCCGTAAGGACGAAGCCCCCCTTCCGCCGACTGTTTGAGGATTCCGATAACGGTATAGGCCCGGTCGTTGGACATGATCCGGCCGCCCAGAATCTGCGACATGCCGTTTTGCCTCAGAAAATCGGCCAGTTCGGAACCGATGACGCAGCAATAACGGTTCTGATCGAGCTCCAAAATGATTCTTCCCTCGCGGATCTGAAGTTTGTTGATTGAAAAAAAAGAACGGGTAACGCCCATCTGCTCCAGGTTGGTTTTGGCCCGCCCGCGATAATATTCAGTTCCGCTGATCACATAGGGCGCAACTTCGATGATATGCTTTTTTTCCAAAGGCAGTTTCATCAGGATCTCTATGTTGAACTCCGAAGGCGAGCCGCCTTCGCTGAAGCCTTTTCTGATGGTGATAATGTCAACACCCATATCCTTGAATTGCCGGATGGACTCCTGCTGGACAATCGTGCCGATGGATACCATGGCAATGACCGATCCAATTCCAATGACAATGCCAATCAAAGCAAGAAGGCTTCGCTGCTTGGAACTCCACAGGCTCCTGAACGCTTCGTAAAAATTAATTTTTAATAGATTCATGTTGAGTAAATCATCCCGTCGATAATTTTTACGGACCGTCCGCATTGCGAAGCAAGCTCCGGGTTATGGGTAATAATGACGATGGTAATGCCTTCGTCGC from the Deltaproteobacteria bacterium HGW-Deltaproteobacteria-6 genome contains:
- a CDS encoding peptidase S11, whose protein sequence is MKIAISYFSKNCTARRSVLKSGILLYTATLLILCFAGLSDASVSPAAHRNYAKIKNVRPPRNLVLRSASALVEDQRTGECLVQKQADVILPIASITKLMTAMVVLDAKMNLKESITIASEDVDTLRHSRSRLPVHSSLTRGNALLLALMASENRAAHALGRTYPGGLAAFVAAMNTKARVLGLTDTHFDDPTGISNGNTSSARDLARMVDAAYQYSLIRKFTTSEEISIRLGHRKLKFHNTNVLLRNPRWQIGLSKTGFIDESGRCLVMQFKVAKRPVLIVLLDAPGKSARYDDARRIKQWMEGSQQVRKKHRA
- a CDS encoding macrolide export ATP-binding/permease MacB: MRTVRKNYRRDDLLNMNLLKINFYEAFRSLWSSKQRSLLALIGIVIGIGSVIAMVSIGTIVQQESIRQFKDMGVDIITIRKGFSEGGSPSEFNIEILMKLPLEKKHIIEVAPYVISGTEYYRGRAKTNLEQMGVTRSFFSINKLQIREGRIILELDQNRYCCVIGSELADFLRQNGMSQILGGRIMSNDRAYTVIGILKQSAEGGLRPYGINRGMLVPLSTAVRSFQNSDINTIMARTEPNIPAGQIKTDIQDYFQKKARGTQVEITSAEELIERMKKQMQMFSLLLGAIGSIALIVGGIGVMNVMLISVTERKSEIGLRRALGAQQGDIQSQFLIESVILCLVGGIIGIILGIGIAFLFAFLSKWQFVMSYSSIVLGFGVSTLVGVFCGFYPARTAARLDPIKALRS